Proteins encoded by one window of Blautia argi:
- the ilvD gene encoding dihydroxy-acid dehydratase — MKTRSSDILEGPGWANVRALYKADGYSQEELEKPIIAVVNAYSSICPGHVIFRQLSERVREGIQAGGGTPVELGMIGACDGIAMGHKGMKYILPTRQMIADSIEAMAEAHRLDGLVLLGSCDKIIPGMLMGAMRVNLPTILVNGGPSLPGRMKKDNPYGGEFIDHSIIQESEGALQKGMISKEKFQWIEDHAMPTMGSCAMLGTANTMGCLAEAMGIMLPGTAVIPAVYSERLAAGYRSGKQIVELVRRNIKIRDIITKNAIYNGIRVNGAIGGSTNAVLHLIAIAYEGEIELSISDFGKICEGIPHLVPLIPSGNRTLLEFYEAGGVPVLMKELESILWVQEKNCQGKILREVLEKVQNFYPEVIHSIENPVHTRGGIKILYGNLAPEGAVSKPSAIPDKALVFRGKAKIYEGEEEALKGIRRGDVQEGTVIVIRNEGPKGGPGMPEMYKAMKLLVGMHLGDKVCLITDGRFSGSNNGCFVGHISPEAAQNGPIAYLEDGDEIFVDISRGLIEAADVDFEERRKKKKPFVREVKGCLYQYAQNVKSASQGAMIPNRREYDREEENR, encoded by the coding sequence ATGAAAACAAGAAGCAGTGATATTTTAGAAGGCCCTGGGTGGGCAAATGTAAGAGCTTTATATAAGGCAGACGGATATTCTCAGGAAGAATTAGAGAAGCCCATAATAGCAGTAGTAAATGCTTATAGTTCCATTTGTCCCGGACATGTGATTTTCAGACAGCTTTCAGAGCGTGTCAGAGAAGGAATACAGGCCGGAGGAGGGACTCCTGTTGAACTTGGAATGATAGGAGCTTGTGATGGAATTGCTATGGGCCATAAAGGAATGAAGTATATTCTCCCTACCCGTCAGATGATAGCAGATAGTATAGAAGCAATGGCGGAAGCGCATAGACTGGACGGATTGGTACTTTTGGGAAGCTGTGACAAAATAATTCCCGGAATGCTTATGGGGGCTATGAGAGTGAATCTGCCTACCATTCTGGTAAATGGAGGACCGAGTCTTCCCGGACGTATGAAGAAGGATAATCCGTACGGAGGGGAATTTATCGATCATTCTATTATACAGGAGTCCGAAGGTGCATTACAGAAAGGAATGATAAGCAAGGAGAAGTTTCAATGGATAGAAGATCATGCAATGCCGACCATGGGCTCTTGTGCCATGTTGGGAACTGCAAATACTATGGGGTGTCTGGCTGAAGCAATGGGAATCATGTTACCTGGAACGGCTGTTATTCCTGCTGTATACAGTGAAAGATTGGCAGCAGGGTATCGGAGTGGAAAACAGATAGTAGAACTTGTAAGAAGAAATATAAAGATAAGGGATATTATAACGAAAAATGCTATTTATAACGGTATAAGAGTAAATGGAGCTATAGGCGGTTCCACAAATGCAGTTCTTCATTTAATTGCTATTGCATATGAGGGAGAAATCGAATTATCCATATCTGATTTCGGAAAAATCTGTGAAGGGATTCCGCATTTAGTGCCATTGATTCCTTCCGGAAACCGTACGCTTTTAGAGTTTTATGAAGCCGGAGGAGTTCCGGTACTTATGAAGGAATTAGAAAGTATTTTATGGGTTCAGGAAAAAAATTGTCAGGGAAAAATACTGAGAGAGGTTCTTGAAAAAGTACAAAATTTTTATCCTGAGGTTATTCATTCTATAGAGAATCCCGTACATACCAGAGGTGGAATTAAAATCCTTTATGGGAATTTGGCTCCGGAAGGCGCTGTATCCAAGCCTTCCGCTATTCCGGATAAAGCATTGGTGTTCAGGGGAAAAGCAAAAATCTATGAGGGGGAAGAAGAGGCTTTAAAAGGAATACGTCGAGGAGATGTGCAGGAAGGTACTGTTATAGTTATCCGAAACGAAGGTCCAAAAGGGGGTCCGGGAATGCCGGAAATGTACAAAGCTATGAAGCTTCTGGTGGGAATGCATTTGGGAGATAAGGTATGTCTGATTACAGATGGAAGATTTTCAGGGTCTAACAATGGCTGTTTTGTGGGACATATATCTCCGGAAGCAGCACAGAATGGACCAATTGCCTACCTGGAAGATGGCGATGAAATTTTTGTGGATATTTCCAGGGGCTTGATTGAAGCTGCAGATGTGGATTTTGAAGAGCGTCGAAAGAAAAAGAAACCTTTTGTCAGAGAAGTTAAAGGCTGTCTTTATCAATACGCTCAGAATGTCAAATCCGCA